ggaatggatcccgtttgcatccggaggtaccactgtatttataccctgcccatcaggctgggtttccccagccactctgggcagctcccaaccgaatattaataaaaaagcaataaaacatcaaacattaaacacttccctaaacagggctgccttcagatgtcttctaaaagtcaaacagtttatttccttgacatctggtgggagggcgttccacagggcaggtgccactactgagaaggccctctgtctggttctctttagcttcacttcttgcagtgagggaaccgccagaaggccctcggcgctggatctctgtgtctgggctgaatgatgggggtggagtcaGATGTACTAGGATGAGGACGTTTgggctttacaggtcagcaccaacactttgatttgtgctcgggaacatactgggagccaatgtaggcctttcaggaccggtgttatgtggtctcggcagctgctcccattcaccagtctagctgccacattctgcattagttgtagtttccgggtcaccttcaaaggttgccCCACGTATGTTTAGAGAAGGAACACAGATCAGGAAGAGGAACTGGTTCCGCACAGAGGATCCTATCttcaacctctggcatctccatgGGGGAAAGCTAGCAGCTGGTGGGAATGCCCTGAGATCATGGGAGATCCACCTGCTAGTTGAATGCGTCCACGCGGAGGTTTGACGAAGAATCAATTTGACCTGGTATGTGGAAGCCtccaaatcaggcatccccaaactgcggccctccagatgttttggcatacaactcccatgatccctagctaacaggaccagtggtcagggatgatgggaattgtagtccaaaacatctggagggccgaagtttggggatgcctgctccaaatgTTCTTGAGGGCTTTTAAAGTGTTTGAAAAGTGCCCATCTCTGCCCCAAGGCCAGAAGGCCTGCCGCCTTCTTCTGAATCTCCAGTAGGTAACTGATGCTCCACTTGTTTTCCCAAAGCTGATATCCAGGAGGTCCACTGTTAGCTGGTGCAGGGAATCCTTGGCTAGGAGGACAAAGCTTCCACATTTCTTGGGAATACTAAAATCAGAGAGGCAGCAAATTGGGGTCAACTGTGATAATATCTCATGTTTCTACCTTTTCTCTCACCCCCCAGGAAATGATGGATTGAGCAGTGAGAAGTGTATGGCAAAATATTTGGTGTCACTGGAAAAAGCTGAGCATGAATCAGGAAAAAAGATGCTTGGAAGTGAAAGAGGACCAAGAAGGGATGAGGGAAACCACTCAGAGGATAGGGGGAAGGAGGTGCCTGCTTCCCAGAGTGCTGCTGTCCAGGAACCCCTGAGCCAACAGGAAGATCACAAAAGAAACGGCAGGAAAGCATGCTTGGTGTGTGGGAAAACATTTAGACATCAATCGAACTTAAATATACATTGCAGggtccacacaggagagaaaccatatacatGCAtcgagtgtgggaagagcttcaatctGAGAAGCAATCTTACTAGACATCAAAACACACATACAGGAGAGAAGCcgtataaatgtatggagtgcgggaaGTGCTTCAGTGACAGCAGTAGCCTCACTCGACACCAAGCCACCCACGCTGAGGAGAAACCATACCCTTGCATgaattgtggaaagagcttttgtgTGAGGAGTAGCCTCCTTTTACACCAAAGAACACACACAGAAGAGAAGCCATTTAAGTGTgccgagtgtggaaagagcttcattgaaATCAGTAGCCTTACtaaacatcagagaatccacagaggggagaaaccgtttaaatgcaaggagtgcgggaagagcttcagtcagagcggCAACCTTACGTTACATCAAAGAACACACACGGGCGAAAAGCCATGTCAGTGTGccgagtgtggaaagtgcttccgtagcagcagcagccttactttacatcagagaatccacacgggggagaaaccatatacatGCGttgagtgtgggaaaagcttcagcgtCCGTAGTAGCTTTACTTCACATCAGAGAATGCACACACAGGATAAACCGTTTAAGTGcgtggagtgtgggaagagctttagtCAGAGCAGTAGCCTGACGACACA
Above is a window of Zootoca vivipara chromosome 2, rZooViv1.1, whole genome shotgun sequence DNA encoding:
- the LOC118081300 gene encoding zinc finger protein 501-like; protein product: MEENYGTLSSLGNDGLSSEKCMAKYLVSLEKAEHESGKKMLGSERGPRRDEGNHSEDRGKEVPASQSAAVQEPLSQQEDHKRNGRKACLVCGKTFRHQSNLNIHCRVHTGEKPYTCIECGKSFNLRSNLTRHQNTHTGEKPYKCMECGKCFSDSSSLTRHQATHAEEKPYPCMNCGKSFCVRSSLLLHQRTHTEEKPFKCAECGKSFIEISSLTKHQRIHRGEKPFKCKECGKSFSQSGNLTLHQRTHTGEKPCQCAECGKCFRSSSSLTLHQRIHTGEKPYTCVECGKSFSVRSSFTSHQRMHTQDKPFKCVECGKSFSQSSSLTTHQRTHTGEKPYKCVSCGKCFNDSSGLTLHQRTHTGERPFKCTVCGKSFSLSSNLSRHQKTHTGEKPYKCMECGKCFIDSSALTLHQRMHTGEKPFKCTVCGKNFSANSRLARHQRIHTGEKTWCGKNFGDKANLWGHQKTHTGENL